In Chaetodon trifascialis isolate fChaTrf1 chromosome 4, fChaTrf1.hap1, whole genome shotgun sequence, one DNA window encodes the following:
- the s100p gene encoding calcium-activated potassium channel subunit beta-2 isoform X2 translates to MFLWAGSKATDGRGDRRSIYQKIREYDVLDKRKTVTALRAGEDRAILLGLSMVFLSIMMYFVLGITILRSYSDSVWTDEASCTIVNATIVWDVNCSYSCGAECWKSSRYPCLQVYVSLNSSGKVIRLLHNEETEDSNPECFYIPKCRKDYAATHAIVQNISERLRSQHTVQCYVDPKDRMDSAILTQIYGQVAVFHSLFWPTCTLIGGTIIIAMVKLTQYLSIMSERLKRIKR, encoded by the exons ATGTTCCTGTGGGCAGGAAGTAAAGCAACAGATGGTAGAGGTGACCGCAG ATCCATCTACCAGAAGATTCGGGAATATGACGTCCTGGACAAGAGGAAGACAGTGACAGCTCTGAGGGCAGGCGAGGACAGAGCCATACTGCTGGGCCTCAGCATGGTCTTCCTCTCCATCATGATGTACTTCGTCCTGGGAATCACCATACTGCGCTCTTACTCTGACAG CGTATGGACGGACGAGGCTAGCTGCACCATCGTGAACGCCACCATCGTGTGGGATGTGAACTGCTCATACAGCTGTGGAGCAGAGTGCTGGAAAAGCTCCCGTTACCCCTGTCTCCAGGTCTACGTCAGCCTCAACTCCTCAGGGAAGGTGATACGACTGTTGCACaatgaggagacagaggacagcaatCCTGAG TGCTTCTACATCCCAAAGTGCCGTAAGGACTATGCAGCCACACATGCAATAGTTCAGAACATTTCTGAGCGTCTCAGGTCTCAGCACACAGTTCAGTGTTACGTGGACccaaaagacagaatggacagtGCCATCCTGACACAGATCTATGGCCAGGTCGCCGTCTTCCACTCCCTGTTCTGGCCAACCTGCACCTTGATTGGAGGAACCATCATTATTGCCATGGTGAAGCTGACCCAGTACCTGTCCATTATGAGCGAGCGACTAAAACGCATTAAGAGGTGA
- the s100p gene encoding calcium-activated potassium channel subunit beta-2 isoform X1 — MLHKRSFVARCTSGWVISSGSNGGLQIPHSSHTMFLWAGSKATDGRGDRRSIYQKIREYDVLDKRKTVTALRAGEDRAILLGLSMVFLSIMMYFVLGITILRSYSDSVWTDEASCTIVNATIVWDVNCSYSCGAECWKSSRYPCLQVYVSLNSSGKVIRLLHNEETEDSNPECFYIPKCRKDYAATHAIVQNISERLRSQHTVQCYVDPKDRMDSAILTQIYGQVAVFHSLFWPTCTLIGGTIIIAMVKLTQYLSIMSERLKRIKR; from the exons ATGCTACACAAGAGGAGCTTCGTCGCCCGGTGCACCTCAGG GTGGGTCATCTCCTCTGGCAGCAACGGTGGACTACAAATCCCTCATTCCTCACATACCATGTTCCTGTGGGCAGGAAGTAAAGCAACAGATGGTAGAGGTGACCGCAG ATCCATCTACCAGAAGATTCGGGAATATGACGTCCTGGACAAGAGGAAGACAGTGACAGCTCTGAGGGCAGGCGAGGACAGAGCCATACTGCTGGGCCTCAGCATGGTCTTCCTCTCCATCATGATGTACTTCGTCCTGGGAATCACCATACTGCGCTCTTACTCTGACAG CGTATGGACGGACGAGGCTAGCTGCACCATCGTGAACGCCACCATCGTGTGGGATGTGAACTGCTCATACAGCTGTGGAGCAGAGTGCTGGAAAAGCTCCCGTTACCCCTGTCTCCAGGTCTACGTCAGCCTCAACTCCTCAGGGAAGGTGATACGACTGTTGCACaatgaggagacagaggacagcaatCCTGAG TGCTTCTACATCCCAAAGTGCCGTAAGGACTATGCAGCCACACATGCAATAGTTCAGAACATTTCTGAGCGTCTCAGGTCTCAGCACACAGTTCAGTGTTACGTGGACccaaaagacagaatggacagtGCCATCCTGACACAGATCTATGGCCAGGTCGCCGTCTTCCACTCCCTGTTCTGGCCAACCTGCACCTTGATTGGAGGAACCATCATTATTGCCATGGTGAAGCTGACCCAGTACCTGTCCATTATGAGCGAGCGACTAAAACGCATTAAGAGGTGA
- the mep1ba gene encoding meprin A subunit beta: MAAWIILFFSLGLAAAKLTGDTETDLDEGHDWDIFNINEVAGLDLLEGDIQQDEKLSRNSIIGDEYRWPTTIPYYLEDSLDMNAKGVILKAFEQYRLKTCIDFTPWTGEENYISVFKGSGCSSSVGNKRVGKQQLSIGKNCDRLGTVEHEFLHALGFWHEQSRADRDDYIDIIWDRIEAGKEHNFRTYDDTVSSALGVPYDYGSVMHYSKTSFNIGSEPTIVTKIPQFMDVIGQRMGFSASDLTKLNLLYGCTKSSTFVESCDFEEENICGMIQGPGNRKWERRSSVRGGPKTDFSNMGQCKGKGYFMHFSTATAEPGERAVLESQWLYPKPGAQCLQFFLHNTAAADDVLKIWVQEYDKTDPSSKLTLFKNISGGVMGSWELHNINLLVTQKARVVFEGVRGKSPSKGGFSLDDINLSSTKCPQHVWHIRNIISLMATTPAGSKLYSPRFLSPAGYSFQIGVYLNGIRDRPGYMATYFYLTSGPNDDNLKWPCPWQQATMALMDQQSDIRQQMNMHRMVTSDPGKLSSDGTEYYWDNPRKVGSKVTAPDGSYYYRGPGTGTSSFITHSRLKSRNFIKGDDAFFFLSLEDISDLLVPQPLPRSARFVHAEASSMKAADHGTPQSAANNTVVITAVAGSVAAVMLVVLMLVWRMRRRQQESDEVVIIQDMHASMQECPTKDLPPAFIAP; encoded by the exons ATGGCAGCGTGGATCATTCTGTTCTTCAGCCTGGGACTG GCAGCAGCCAAGCTCACAGGTGATACAG AAACTGACCTTGATGAAGGCCATGACTGGGACATCTTTAACATCAATGAAG TGGCTGGGCTGGACCTGCTGGAGGGAGATATCCAACAGGATGAA AAACTCAGCAGAAACTCCATTATTGGAGATGAGTATCGCTGGCCAACCACCATTCCCTACTACCTAGAGGACAGTCTTG ATATGAATGCTAAGGGAGTGATCCTGAAGGCTTTTGAGCAGTACAGGCTGAAGACCTGTATTGACTTCACACCgtggacaggagaggagaactACATCTCTGTGTTCAAAGGGAGCGG ATGCTCCTCCTCTGTAGGCAACAAGCGCGTGGGGAAGCAGCAGCTGTCCATTGGTAAAAACTGTGATCGTCTAGGAACCGTTGAGCATGAGTTCCTGCACGCTTTGGGCTTCTGGCACGAGCAGTCCAGAGCTGACCGTGATGACTACATCGACATCATATGGGATCGAATTGAAGCCG GAAAAGAGCACAACTTCAGAACATACGATGACACAGTGTCCAGTGCTCTAGGTGTCCCCTATGACTACGGCTCTGTAATGCACTACAGTAAGACGTCCTTCAACATCGGCTCCGAGCCCACCATCGTCACCAAGATCCCTCAGTTTATGGATGTGATTGGTCAGCGGATGGGCTTCAGTGCAAGTGACCTAACCAAGCTCAACCTTCTCTACGGCTGCA ccaaGTCTTCCACCTTTGTGGAAAGTTGTGACTTTGAGGAGGAGAACATCTGTGGGATGATTCAGGGTCCGGGCAACAGAAAGTGGGAACGGCGTAGTTCTGTGAGGGGAGGGCCTAAGACTGACTTCTCCAACATGGGACAATGCAAAG GAAAAGGCTATTTCATGCACTTCAGCACAGCCACTGCTGAACCTGGTGAGCGTGCAGTCCTGGAGAGTCAGTGGCTTTACCCTAAACCTGGAGCTCAGTGCCTGCAGTTCTTCCTCCATAACACCGCAGCAGCTGATGATGTGCTCAAAATCTGGGTGCAAGAATATGACAAGACCGACCCCAGCAGTAAACTGACGCTCTTCAAGAATATTTCAG GAGGTGTCATGGGCTCCTGGGAACTGCATAACATCAATCTGCTTGTGACACAGAAGGCCCGTGTGGTTTTTGAGGGTGTGAGGGGAAAGAGTCCATCCAAGGGAGGTTTCTCTCTGGATGATATTAACCTGTCATCCACAAAGTGCCCTCAGCACGTCTGGCACATCCGCAACATCATCAGCCTAATGGCCACCACACCAGCAGGAAGTAAACTGTACAGCCCTCGCTTTCTCTCACCAGCAGGTTACTCCTTCCAG ATAGGTGTGTACCTTAATGGGATAAGAGACCGTCCAGGGTACATGGCCACCTACTTCTACCTGACCTCAGGCCCCAATGACGACAACCTCAAATGGCCGTGTCCGTGGCAGCAGGCAACTATGGCCCTGATGGATCAGCAGtctgacatcagacagcaaATGAATATGCACCGAATGGTCACCTCTGACCCTGGCAAGCTGTCCTCTGATG GCACTGAGTACTACTGGGACAACCCCAGGAAGGTGGGCTCTAAAGTGACTGCGCCTGATGGCAGTTATTACTATCGAGGCCCAGGCACTGGAACAAGCAGCTTCATCACCCACAGCAGGCTGAAGAGCAGAAACTTCATCAAAGGAGACGAtgccttcttcttcctcagtctGGAAG ATATTTCTGATCTGCTGGTACCTCAGCCTCTTCCCCGCTCTGCGCGCTTTGTCCATGCTGAGGCTAGTTCGATGAAGGCTGCAGACCACGGCACCCCACAGAGTGCTGCTAATAACACTGTAGTGATCACGGCTGTGGCAGGGTCTGTGGCAGCAGTCATGCTGGTGGTATTGATGCTGGtctggaggatgaggaggagacagcaggAAAGCGATGAGGTGGTGATCATACAGGATATGCATGCATCCATGCAG GAGTGCCCAACCAAAGATTTACCACCTGCTTTCATCGCTCCATGA